Proteins co-encoded in one Candidatus Thiodictyon syntrophicum genomic window:
- a CDS encoding DEAD/DEAH box helicase yields MSPPEAPAADPQSNRPADPDPFLFDQEGLEALAPAELVRAGLRHFKDTRVVAVDRDGVCLWATVEDEGTEEQVALELTFDATGRLATHCACPAEPGPPCVHALAALFAWADRSTGARELVGAAEGAINERIKRGRTEVAVEPVSGDLAFGAWRARSITSSTHVPVGYRVHVRSLTQRANYCTCPDFASNQLGTCKHIEAVLHRIGKRRDFARLKEQAPTTPFIWLDWESDPGPTIRLHRALALDADLAHLLDVHFDAAGAFCRRLPEDFLRLADQLAGRPDIDLGADALDYARRLAEQAAQGERARTLGESIRAGGGRLPGVTARLYPYQVDGVAFLVARGRALLADDMGLGKTLQAIAAAAWLRQRAEVERVLVICPASLKAQWAREIQRFTGQETRVVGGPAAGRAVQYREGRGFFILNYELVLRDVSVINETLRPDLVILDEAQRIKNWRTKLAAAVKRIPSRYAFVLTGTPLENRLEDLYSLMQVVDHRVLGPLWRYLVDFHITDERGKVLGYRNLSELRRRLAPVMLRRDRQLVRDQLPERIESRLDIPMDAVQMELHDAALRSARLIAQIAQRRPLTPSEQKRLLAALQQARMACDAAGLVDKETQGSPKLDELVNLLDDLCLQSGQKAVIFSQWEQMTRMVEARVRAMGLNCVRLHGGVPTDKRGALIDRFRDDPATQVFISTDAGGVGLNLQAASVLINLDIPWNPAVLDQRIGRIHRLGQTQRVQILLLVAADSYECRVLELVGGKRNLFDNVVDPDATEDVAGVSRKLLEVLAQDLAENPGQVAGKAEAETEAVGAGAGADGAATLDAATEGLAETAAAAEPTPEAEPAPAPRAVAQPLAEPPLDEAEQEVRDAILAVQSAFGARIERILGTGGGLLVVLDQVDDLADRAAAAIPGPVPVALIDRRTLGGLNRLGAASPVAAARTLFDADLAAADGTPVHAEPRLLRQAREKLHGAEVLIGQACPAAAMDLLVAALLAAAALRVGQESAPPPAQAGVWVFAEALPRGALTEEEAGLLMRALALGQGADGVPDGLLRTLAAETAAFVEASGSA; encoded by the coding sequence ATGAGCCCACCCGAAGCCCCTGCCGCGGACCCCCAATCCAACCGGCCCGCGGACCCGGACCCCTTTCTGTTCGACCAGGAGGGGCTGGAGGCCCTGGCCCCGGCCGAGCTGGTCCGTGCCGGGCTGCGCCACTTCAAGGACACCCGGGTGGTCGCAGTCGACCGCGATGGGGTCTGCCTCTGGGCGACGGTGGAGGACGAGGGGACCGAGGAGCAGGTGGCCCTGGAACTGACCTTCGATGCGACGGGCCGGCTGGCGACCCACTGCGCCTGTCCGGCCGAACCGGGTCCGCCCTGTGTCCATGCGCTGGCGGCACTGTTCGCCTGGGCCGATCGCAGCACCGGGGCGCGGGAACTGGTGGGCGCGGCGGAGGGCGCCATCAATGAGCGGATCAAGCGCGGGCGCACCGAGGTCGCGGTGGAGCCGGTCTCCGGCGATCTGGCCTTCGGTGCCTGGCGCGCCCGCTCCATCACCTCGTCTACCCATGTGCCGGTCGGTTATCGGGTGCACGTGCGCTCGCTTACGCAGCGGGCCAATTACTGCACCTGCCCGGATTTTGCGAGCAATCAGCTCGGCACCTGCAAGCACATCGAGGCGGTGCTGCACCGTATCGGCAAGCGCCGGGACTTCGCGCGGCTCAAGGAGCAGGCGCCGACTACGCCCTTCATCTGGCTCGACTGGGAGTCGGACCCGGGTCCGACGATCCGGCTGCATCGGGCCCTGGCCCTCGACGCGGACCTCGCGCACCTGCTGGACGTCCACTTCGACGCGGCCGGTGCCTTCTGTCGGCGCCTGCCGGAGGACTTCCTGCGCCTGGCCGATCAACTCGCCGGCCGCCCGGACATCGACCTGGGGGCCGACGCCTTGGACTATGCCCGGCGCCTGGCGGAGCAGGCGGCCCAGGGCGAGCGGGCGCGCACGCTGGGCGAGTCGATCCGCGCCGGGGGCGGGCGGCTGCCGGGGGTGACGGCCCGGCTCTATCCCTATCAGGTGGACGGCGTGGCCTTCCTGGTCGCCCGGGGTCGCGCCCTGCTGGCCGATGACATGGGGCTCGGCAAGACCCTCCAGGCGATTGCCGCCGCGGCCTGGCTGCGCCAGCGGGCCGAGGTCGAACGGGTCCTGGTGATCTGCCCGGCCTCGCTCAAGGCGCAGTGGGCGCGCGAGATCCAGCGCTTCACCGGCCAGGAGACGCGGGTGGTGGGCGGGCCGGCGGCCGGGCGGGCGGTGCAGTACCGCGAGGGCCGCGGCTTCTTCATCCTCAACTATGAACTGGTCCTGCGCGATGTCTCGGTCATCAACGAGACGCTGCGCCCGGATCTGGTGATCCTGGACGAGGCGCAGCGGATCAAGAACTGGCGCACCAAGCTCGCCGCCGCGGTCAAGCGGATCCCCTCGCGCTATGCCTTCGTGCTCACCGGCACCCCGCTGGAGAACCGCCTGGAGGACCTCTACAGCCTGATGCAGGTGGTGGACCACCGGGTGCTGGGGCCGCTGTGGCGCTATCTGGTCGATTTTCATATCACGGACGAGCGCGGCAAGGTCCTGGGCTACCGCAACCTCTCGGAACTGCGCCGTCGGCTCGCCCCGGTGATGCTGCGGCGCGACCGCCAACTGGTGCGCGACCAGCTCCCGGAGCGCATCGAGAGCCGGCTCGACATCCCGATGGACGCGGTGCAAATGGAACTGCACGATGCGGCCCTGCGTAGCGCCCGTCTCATCGCCCAGATCGCCCAGCGCCGCCCGCTCACCCCCTCCGAGCAGAAGCGTCTACTCGCCGCCCTGCAACAGGCGCGCATGGCCTGCGACGCGGCCGGTCTGGTGGACAAGGAGACCCAGGGCTCGCCCAAACTCGACGAACTCGTGAATCTGCTCGATGACCTCTGTCTCCAGTCCGGGCAGAAGGCCGTGATCTTCTCCCAATGGGAGCAGATGACCCGCATGGTCGAGGCGCGGGTGCGGGCCATGGGGCTCAACTGCGTGCGCCTGCACGGGGGCGTACCCACGGACAAGCGCGGCGCGCTCATCGACCGCTTCCGCGACGACCCCGCGACCCAGGTCTTCATCTCCACCGACGCCGGGGGCGTGGGGCTCAACCTCCAGGCGGCCTCGGTCCTGATCAACCTGGACATCCCCTGGAACCCGGCGGTGCTGGACCAGCGGATCGGGCGCATCCACCGCCTGGGTCAGACCCAGCGGGTGCAGATCCTGCTCCTGGTTGCCGCAGACTCCTATGAGTGCCGGGTGCTGGAACTGGTCGGCGGCAAGCGCAACCTGTTCGACAATGTGGTGGACCCGGATGCCACCGAGGACGTGGCGGGGGTGTCGCGCAAGCTGTTGGAGGTCCTGGCGCAGGACCTGGCGGAGAATCCCGGCCAGGTCGCGGGCAAGGCCGAGGCGGAGACCGAGGCGGTCGGCGCGGGGGCCGGCGCGGACGGGGCCGCGACCCTCGATGCAGCGACCGAGGGCTTGGCCGAGACCGCCGCGGCGGCGGAGCCGACCCCCGAGGCCGAGCCCGCCCCAGCGCCGCGCGCCGTCGCGCAACCCCTGGCGGAGCCGCCGCTCGACGAGGCCGAGCAGGAGGTCCGCGACGCCATCCTCGCCGTCCAGTCCGCGTTCGGGGCGCGCATCGAGCGCATTCTGGGCACCGGCGGCGGTCTGCTGGTCGTGCTCGATCAGGTTGATGACCTGGCCGACCGCGCCGCCGCCGCCATCCCCGGCCCGGTCCCGGTCGCACTCATCGACCGCCGCACCCTGGGCGGCCTGAACCGCCTGGGCGCCGCCTCCCCGGTGGCCGCGGCGCGCACCCTGTTCGATGCGGACCTGGCCGCCGCGGACGGCACCCCGGTGCACGCCGAACCCCGGCTGCTGCGCCAGGCGCGGGAAAAACTCCACGGCGCCGAGGTCCTCATCGGCCAGGCCTGCCCCGCCGCCGC
- a CDS encoding type II toxin-antitoxin system death-on-curing family toxin — translation MSGPLFLSLRNVLDLHADTIATEGGFPGTRDPGLLESAVMMPQQQFGGDYLHGDPETMAAAYLYHLAANHPFLDGNKRVAAMAAFVFLDVNGIHLTASPESFEALVMAVASGAASKDAVIAWLTRQTRPRARTSSDPGQ, via the coding sequence GTGAGCGGGCCGCTCTTTCTCTCGCTGCGCAACGTCCTCGACCTGCACGCGGACACCATCGCCACGGAAGGCGGCTTCCCCGGGACCCGCGACCCCGGCTTGCTGGAATCCGCGGTCATGATGCCGCAACAGCAGTTCGGCGGGGACTACCTTCACGGCGATCCTGAAACCATGGCGGCGGCCTATCTGTATCACCTCGCCGCCAACCACCCCTTTCTGGACGGCAACAAACGTGTCGCCGCGATGGCCGCCTTCGTGTTCCTGGATGTCAACGGGATCCACTTGACCGCATCCCCGGAGTCATTCGAGGCATTGGTGATGGCGGTCGCGAGCGGTGCGGCATCCAAGGATGCCGTCATCGCGTGGCTGACGCGGCAGACGCGCCCGCGGGCTCGGACCTCTTCAGACCCAGGACAGTAG